The sequence GATCGACGGCAGGCCGGTGGCCGCGGCGATCTACGACTTCACGGTCTTCGGCGGCACGATCGGCGAGGTGGGCGAGCGGAAGGTGGCGCGGCTCCGCGACATCGCCCTCAAAAGTCGGATCCCGATGGTGTGGCTCATCGACTCGGCCGGTGCGCGGATCGAGGCGAGCGCCGGCATCGACGGCAGGCGCATCGCCTCGTTCGCGGATACCGGCTACCTCTTCCGCGAGCAGGTGGTGCTGAGCGGCGTGGTGCCGCAGGTGGCGGCGATGATGGGGCCGGGCGCCGCCGGCACCGCCTACATCCCGGCCCTCGCCGACTTCGTGCCGATGGTGCAGGGAACGTCGTCGATCGCGATCGGCGGGCCCTACCTGGTGGAGAGCACCGTCGGCGAGAAGATCGGCGAGGAGGAGCTGGGCGGCTCGAAGGTCCACACGGCGGTGAGCGGCGTAGCCGACCTCGAGGTGTCCGACGACGAGGCCTGCCTGCAGGCGGTGCGCGACTACCTCTCGTTCTTTCCCTCCCATTGCGAGGAGGCGCCGCCGCTGCGGCCTTGCGCCGATCCGATCGATCGGCGCGACGAGGCGCTGCTCGATCTGGTGCCGGAGAGCCCGCGGCGGGCCTTCGACATGCGCAAGCTCGTGCGCGTGCTCGCCGACGACGGGCGCTTCTTCGAGATCAAGGCCGCGTGGGCGAAGAACCTGGTCACCGGCCTGGCGCGGGTGGGCGGCAGGCCGGTGGGCGTGGTGGCCTCCAATTCGATGTACTACGGCGGCGCGCTCGACGTGAACGCATCCGACAAGGCGGCGCGCTTCGTCAACCTCTGCGACGCCTTCCGGATCCCCCTGCTCTTCCTGCAGGACGTGCCGGGTTTCATGGTCGGCTCGAAGGTGGAGCAGCAGGGGATCATCCGCCACGGCGCGAAGATGATGTACGCGGTGG comes from Vulgatibacter sp. and encodes:
- a CDS encoding acyl-CoA carboxylase subunit beta — protein: MPTMRERVAELERRKAAAREMGGPERVERQHARGKWDARQRLGRLFDAGSFDEIGVLAAHRGELPEEQGRPSPADGVICGVGRIDGRPVAAAIYDFTVFGGTIGEVGERKVARLRDIALKSRIPMVWLIDSAGARIEASAGIDGRRIASFADTGYLFREQVVLSGVVPQVAAMMGPGAAGTAYIPALADFVPMVQGTSSIAIGGPYLVESTVGEKIGEEELGGSKVHTAVSGVADLEVSDDEACLQAVRDYLSFFPSHCEEAPPLRPCADPIDRRDEALLDLVPESPRRAFDMRKLVRVLADDGRFFEIKAAWAKNLVTGLARVGGRPVGVVASNSMYYGGALDVNASDKAARFVNLCDAFRIPLLFLQDVPGFMVGSKVEQQGIIRHGAKMMYAVASATVPKITVVVRKGYGAGYYVMCGRAFEPDLIVAWPGAEISVMGPEGMVAIAGRKMLEAAEDPAALKAELAVGLRQHIDIYRVQAMGLVDDVIDPRDTRAVIARALERTANKRVERPYRRREIAPV